A single window of Rhizobium sp. SL42 DNA harbors:
- the modB gene encoding molybdate ABC transporter permease subunit, giving the protein MLLSLKVAAVAVAFSLPVGIAVAWLLSRREFWGKTLLNGLVHLPLIMPPVVTGYLLLITFGRKGSVGMLLESWFGLVFSFRWTGAALAAAVMGFPLLVRSIRLSMDAVDRRLEAAASTLGAPPAYVFLTVTLPLILPGIAAGAILSFAKAMGEFGATITFVSNIPGETQTLASAIYTYTQVPGGDVAAMRLTLISIAVSFAALIASEVLARRLAARMGDA; this is encoded by the coding sequence ATGCTGCTCAGCCTGAAGGTCGCGGCCGTCGCCGTGGCCTTTTCGCTGCCTGTGGGCATCGCTGTAGCCTGGTTGCTGTCGCGCCGTGAGTTCTGGGGCAAGACGCTGCTCAACGGTCTGGTCCATCTTCCGCTGATCATGCCGCCGGTGGTGACCGGCTATCTGTTGCTCATCACCTTCGGTCGCAAGGGCAGTGTCGGCATGCTTCTCGAAAGCTGGTTCGGCCTCGTCTTTTCCTTTCGCTGGACAGGGGCTGCCCTTGCCGCTGCCGTCATGGGTTTCCCGCTTCTTGTGCGTTCCATTCGGCTGTCCATGGATGCCGTGGATCGCCGGCTGGAAGCCGCTGCCTCCACGCTTGGAGCACCGCCGGCCTATGTCTTCCTGACCGTGACCCTGCCGCTGATCCTGCCGGGCATCGCCGCCGGTGCAATATTGTCCTTTGCCAAGGCGATGGGCGAATTCGGTGCGACGATCACCTTCGTGTCCAACATTCCCGGCGAAACCCAGACCCTGGCGAGTGCCATCTACACCTACACCCAGGTGCCAGGTGGTGATGTTGCGGCCATGCGTCTGACCCTGATCTCGATTGCCGTTTCCTTTGCCGCCCTGATTGCCTCCGAAGTTCTCGCCCGCCGACTGGCCGCACGCATGGGAGACGCATGA
- a CDS encoding GGDEF domain-containing protein: MQQVKNPASSIALRVATAMHQMGIDGLPRNYELVYEAYAGSNPELVREFIALGKLKSQEALDELGRKYLPHHHEDGLLSRQSGQVRAEMSNFINLLNEEKISLTDYGRVIGNASKTILTEADLEGTPLGQSIKALKAATERRAHQNSNVVRAVVDKTASLADMQREADEAEAAKFVDPLTRLASRRAFNKAVAKIYANPDMPVLCGVAVGEIDDFARIQEQMGPAVAERFLMQVAKVLEAVSGGGDLACRFDAGRFGLLLYTSDEDEVSRVIELVRAKLKATAFVGSSTGRAPGQMAMSFGVCFSEQAPNAFDFTNFAEKALSTSKANGGDTVTIYGANDYASKDWLIYKNKPVGGFGA; this comes from the coding sequence ATGCAGCAAGTCAAGAATCCTGCCTCCAGCATTGCGCTTCGTGTGGCAACCGCCATGCATCAGATGGGCATTGACGGGCTTCCCCGCAATTATGAGCTGGTCTACGAGGCCTATGCGGGCAGCAATCCCGAACTGGTCCGCGAATTCATTGCGCTCGGCAAGCTGAAGAGCCAGGAAGCGCTCGACGAGTTGGGCCGCAAATATCTGCCTCATCATCATGAGGATGGCTTGCTGAGCCGCCAGAGTGGTCAGGTTCGCGCTGAAATGAGCAATTTCATCAATCTGCTCAATGAGGAAAAGATTTCCCTGACCGACTATGGCCGAGTCATCGGCAATGCCTCGAAAACCATCCTTACGGAAGCCGATCTTGAAGGAACACCGCTCGGCCAGTCGATCAAGGCACTGAAGGCCGCGACCGAACGGCGCGCGCATCAGAACAGCAATGTCGTGCGTGCCGTGGTCGACAAGACCGCATCGCTGGCCGATATGCAGCGCGAGGCCGATGAGGCCGAGGCGGCGAAGTTCGTCGATCCGCTCACGCGCCTTGCCAGCCGCCGCGCCTTCAACAAGGCCGTGGCCAAGATCTATGCCAACCCGGACATGCCGGTTCTGTGCGGCGTCGCCGTCGGTGAAATCGACGATTTTGCCCGTATCCAGGAGCAGATGGGGCCGGCTGTTGCCGAACGTTTCCTGATGCAGGTTGCCAAGGTTCTGGAAGCGGTTTCCGGCGGCGGCGATCTTGCCTGCCGCTTCGATGCCGGCCGCTTCGGGCTGTTGCTCTACACGTCCGACGAGGATGAGGTCAGCCGCGTCATCGAGCTGGTGCGCGCCAAGCTGAAGGCCACGGCCTTTGTCGGCTCCTCGACCGGCCGCGCTCCGGGCCAGATGGCCATGTCCTTCGGGGTGTGTTTTTCCGAGCAGGCGCCGAACGCCTTCGACTTCACCAATTTCGCCGAGAAGGCGCTGTCGACATCCAAGGCCAATGGCGGCGATACCGTCACGATCTACGGCGCCAACGACTATGCCTCCAAGGACTGGCTGATCTACAAGAACAAGCCGGTCGGCGGCTTCGGCGCCTGA
- a CDS encoding aromatic ring-hydroxylating oxygenase subunit alpha, whose product MDLHSTVLRQLKNRREGFSLEQPFYIDQDYFKLDMEQIWYRDWLFIGHDCEIPRAGNYFTAQVGDYPIVMVRGKDQVIRAFHNTCRHRGHRVCTSDRGASAKLVCPYHNWTYDLDGSLVFARQMGETFDKNEFGLKPVHCESVGGYIFICLANEPADFAPVRASIEPYMKPHRLSEAKVAHRSTIIEKGNWKLVWENNRECYHCASNHPELCRTYPEAPTATGVQGAGDDPVIAEHWLRCEAAGLPSTFKIDPSGQFRTARMPLIQEAESYTMSGKRAVRRPLSDDVSTSHIGTMLLFHYPSTWNHILVDHAISFRVTPLSAEETAVTTTWLVHKDAVEGVDYDLEELTHVWEMTNDQDRSIVEENAFGIRSPAYEPGPYSVEHEGGVMQFVDWYTTFMINRLQGEKTRLSAVA is encoded by the coding sequence ATGGATCTGCACAGCACGGTATTGCGGCAGTTGAAGAACCGCCGGGAAGGCTTCAGCCTGGAGCAGCCTTTCTACATCGATCAGGATTATTTCAAGCTCGACATGGAGCAGATCTGGTATCGCGACTGGCTGTTTATCGGCCATGACTGCGAGATCCCGCGCGCCGGCAACTATTTCACCGCCCAGGTCGGCGACTATCCGATCGTCATGGTACGCGGCAAGGACCAGGTGATCCGCGCCTTCCACAATACCTGCCGCCACCGCGGTCACCGCGTCTGCACCTCGGACCGCGGCGCCTCCGCCAAGCTCGTCTGTCCCTATCACAACTGGACCTATGATCTCGACGGCTCGCTGGTCTTCGCCCGCCAGATGGGTGAAACCTTCGACAAGAACGAGTTCGGTCTGAAGCCTGTTCATTGCGAAAGTGTAGGCGGTTACATCTTCATCTGCCTCGCCAACGAGCCTGCCGATTTCGCACCGGTCCGTGCATCGATCGAACCCTACATGAAGCCGCATCGGCTGTCAGAGGCCAAGGTCGCTCATCGCAGCACGATCATCGAAAAGGGCAACTGGAAGCTCGTCTGGGAGAACAACCGCGAGTGCTACCACTGCGCCAGCAACCATCCTGAACTCTGCCGCACCTACCCGGAAGCCCCGACGGCAACCGGCGTCCAGGGCGCCGGTGACGATCCGGTCATCGCCGAACACTGGCTGCGTTGCGAGGCCGCAGGCCTGCCGAGCACGTTCAAGATCGACCCGAGCGGCCAGTTCCGCACCGCCCGCATGCCGCTGATCCAGGAAGCCGAGAGCTACACGATGTCCGGCAAGCGCGCCGTCAGGCGGCCGCTGTCCGACGACGTCTCGACCTCGCACATTGGCACCATGCTTCTGTTCCACTATCCGTCGACCTGGAACCACATTCTCGTCGATCACGCGATCTCATTCCGCGTCACCCCCCTGTCTGCCGAAGAGACGGCCGTCACCACCACGTGGCTGGTACACAAGGACGCAGTCGAAGGCGTCGACTATGACCTCGAGGAACTGACCCATGTCTGGGAAATGACCAATGACCAGGACCGCTCGATCGTCGAGGAAAATGCCTTCGGCATCCGGTCCCCGGCTTATGAGCCTGGCCCCTATTCGGTCGAGCATGAAGGTGGCGTCATGCAGTTCGTCGACTGGTACACGACCTTCATGATCAACCGTCTCCAGGGTGAAAAGACTCGCCTGTCCGCGGTCGCGTGA
- a CDS encoding DUF6656 family protein gives MQKLRYYAAPRVPDKSATASKAAHTEFLRTGRISRHRDDWLAEEKRYLTYAEVAVRTGRRLETAAETTHSRINGFHRSIQFPKMIFHKTLDDSPHLGYCHVTAARTNFAQYADVKWAFYIANFFAEIGGTEQFFEQIRQSYTRMYFAVAIKPETEQKAMVVDRSIRDNGLLFRTHDPKEALRNVLMLGARDTEIRKIIAKL, from the coding sequence ATGCAAAAACTTCGATATTACGCGGCCCCGAGAGTCCCCGACAAAAGCGCGACCGCGAGCAAGGCCGCGCACACGGAATTCCTGCGCACCGGCCGTATCTCGCGCCATCGCGATGACTGGCTGGCGGAGGAAAAGCGCTACCTCACCTATGCGGAGGTTGCCGTTCGCACCGGACGCCGGCTGGAAACGGCGGCGGAGACCACCCACAGCCGGATCAACGGCTTCCACCGGTCGATCCAGTTTCCGAAGATGATCTTCCACAAGACCCTCGATGACAGTCCGCATCTCGGCTACTGTCACGTCACGGCGGCGCGCACCAACTTCGCCCAATATGCCGACGTGAAATGGGCCTTCTACATTGCCAATTTCTTTGCCGAAATCGGCGGGACCGAGCAGTTCTTCGAACAGATCCGGCAAAGCTACACGCGCATGTATTTTGCCGTGGCGATCAAGCCGGAGACCGAGCAGAAGGCGATGGTGGTCGACAGGTCGATCCGTGACAACGGCTTGCTGTTTCGCACCCACGATCCGAAGGAAGCGCTGCGCAACGTGCTGATGCTCGGCGCGCGGGATACGGAAATTCGTAAGATCATCGCCAAGCTTTAG
- a CDS encoding L-threonylcarbamoyladenylate synthase, which yields MARIIAIGSGMDEAINAASVILALGRPVAIPTETVYGLAADATNPAAIASIYQTKGRPRFNPLICHMANLEMAEQHADFDPLSRRLAEQFWPGPLTLVLPLKPESDIHPLATAGLDSVGIRVPVGFTGHLIRHFGRPLAAPSANSSGRISPTTAAHVDDDLGSKIDLVIDGGACEVGVESTILKIEDGQIRLLRPGGISVEAIEAFAGVTVERPKVAGTAIIEAPGMLASHYAPDTTVRLNATSVAKDEALVAFGSTPISGEADAVMVLNLSPAGDLAEAAANLFDYLKRADASGAQGIAVVAIPDHGLGEAINDRLVRAAAPRDAEGNSA from the coding sequence ATGGCCCGGATCATCGCAATCGGCAGCGGCATGGATGAGGCGATCAACGCCGCGTCGGTCATTCTTGCGCTCGGCCGTCCGGTGGCAATCCCGACCGAGACCGTCTATGGCCTTGCTGCTGATGCAACCAATCCAGCTGCGATTGCCAGCATCTATCAGACCAAGGGCCGGCCGCGCTTCAATCCGCTGATCTGCCACATGGCCAACCTCGAAATGGCCGAGCAGCACGCAGATTTCGATCCGCTTTCGCGCAGGCTGGCCGAACAATTCTGGCCGGGGCCGCTGACGCTGGTCTTGCCGCTGAAACCGGAAAGCGACATCCACCCACTGGCGACAGCCGGCCTGGACAGCGTCGGCATCCGTGTACCGGTCGGCTTCACCGGCCACCTGATCCGGCATTTCGGCCGGCCGCTCGCCGCACCGAGCGCCAATTCCTCCGGCAGGATCAGCCCGACAACGGCAGCCCATGTCGATGACGATCTGGGCAGCAAGATCGATCTTGTGATCGACGGCGGAGCCTGCGAAGTCGGGGTTGAATCGACCATTCTGAAGATCGAGGACGGGCAAATACGCCTGCTGCGACCGGGTGGTATTTCCGTTGAAGCCATAGAGGCCTTTGCAGGCGTCACTGTCGAGCGCCCCAAGGTCGCCGGTACCGCAATCATCGAAGCCCCCGGCATGCTAGCCTCGCATTATGCGCCCGATACCACCGTGCGGCTGAACGCCACTTCCGTCGCGAAAGATGAGGCGCTTGTGGCATTCGGCAGCACACCGATCAGCGGAGAAGCCGACGCCGTCATGGTGTTGAACCTCAGCCCGGCGGGAGATCTGGCAGAGGCAGCAGCCAATCTGTTCGACTACCTGAAACGAGCAGACGCAAGCGGAGCGCAAGGCATCGCAGTCGTCGCCATTCCGGATCATGGGCTCGGCGAGGCAATCAACGATCGGCTGGTGCGGGCAGCCGCCCCGCGTGACGCGGAAGGAAACAGTGCATGA
- the modC gene encoding molybdenum ABC transporter ATP-binding protein has protein sequence MMLDIAIRHVQGSFSLEADLQIGEGLTALFGPSGSGKTTLINLVAGLVRPGKGQIRLSGETWSDSDRGVFLPPHRRRIGYVFQEPRLFPHMTVRQNLAYGERLLPRIERRESLPRVADLLRISALLDRRPQHLSGGEKQRVALGRALMASPRLLLMDEPLSALDSELKLQILPDIERIRDAVGIPILYVSHSVEEVARLATRVVVLERGKTIAIGAPDTVLSSVPRGAGALPAGNFIAATITAHHQADGLTEALSSAGPLFLRAVELPPGTEIRVFVPVADIVLATAEVSGLSALNRLAGRITDIQRENGSAVAVVVDCSGEPMVVEVTRRSATQLGLAIGKPVHLLFKTVSIAREGLFRRG, from the coding sequence ATGATGCTGGACATCGCCATCCGCCATGTGCAGGGCAGTTTTTCCCTGGAGGCAGATCTACAGATCGGCGAAGGCCTGACAGCGCTGTTTGGCCCTTCCGGCTCCGGCAAGACGACGCTGATCAATCTGGTCGCAGGCCTTGTCCGTCCGGGCAAGGGACAGATCCGGCTTTCGGGCGAAACCTGGAGCGACAGCGATCGTGGTGTCTTCCTGCCTCCCCATCGCCGGCGCATCGGCTATGTATTTCAGGAGCCACGGCTCTTTCCGCATATGACGGTGCGCCAGAACCTTGCCTATGGCGAACGCCTCTTGCCGCGCATCGAACGGCGGGAAAGCCTGCCGCGCGTCGCCGATCTGTTGCGGATTTCCGCCTTGCTGGATCGCCGTCCGCAACATCTGTCGGGTGGAGAAAAGCAGCGCGTGGCGCTGGGTCGCGCCCTGATGGCGAGCCCGCGGCTGCTGCTGATGGATGAGCCGCTGTCGGCGCTCGACAGCGAACTGAAGCTGCAGATCCTGCCGGATATCGAGCGCATCCGCGACGCGGTCGGCATTCCGATCCTTTATGTCAGCCATTCGGTCGAGGAGGTCGCGCGGCTGGCTACCCGCGTCGTCGTCCTTGAACGCGGCAAGACCATCGCCATCGGCGCGCCGGATACAGTTCTATCGAGCGTTCCTCGCGGTGCCGGCGCCTTGCCGGCCGGCAATTTCATTGCCGCGACCATCACCGCCCATCATCAGGCCGACGGACTGACCGAAGCGCTGTCCAGTGCAGGCCCCCTGTTTCTCCGGGCGGTCGAACTACCGCCCGGTACCGAAATCCGCGTCTTTGTCCCCGTCGCCGATATCGTCCTTGCCACCGCCGAGGTGAGCGGCCTGTCGGCGCTCAATCGCCTGGCGGGCCGAATCACAGATATCCAGCGGGAAAACGGCTCGGCCGTCGCAGTCGTGGTCGATTGCAGCGGCGAGCCCATGGTCGTCGAGGTCACCCGCCGTTCGGCAACCCAGCTTGGGCTCGCCATCGGCAAGCCGGTACATCTTCTGTTCAAGACGGTATCGATTGCGCGGGAAGGCTTGTTTCGGCGGGGCTGA
- a CDS encoding winged helix-turn-helix domain-containing protein yields MTRDTRLTLRIDLANGARLGPGKAELLALIGEHGSIRAAGAAIGMSYRRAWLLADEINRMFVEPSIFTRHGGKSGGGAGLTPFGERLLACCRRMDSESRKALTADLDWLEEAMNREFETGAPEKPDVE; encoded by the coding sequence ATGACAAGGGACACGCGCCTGACGCTCAGGATCGACCTTGCCAACGGAGCGCGTCTCGGTCCGGGCAAGGCAGAGCTTCTGGCGCTGATCGGCGAGCATGGGTCGATTAGGGCGGCGGGCGCTGCGATCGGCATGTCCTACCGCCGGGCATGGCTGCTTGCCGACGAGATCAACCGCATGTTCGTCGAACCATCGATCTTCACCCGCCATGGCGGCAAGAGCGGCGGCGGCGCCGGGCTGACGCCGTTTGGCGAGCGATTGCTTGCCTGTTGCCGGCGAATGGACAGCGAGAGCCGAAAGGCCCTGACGGCGGATCTCGACTGGCTCGAGGAGGCAATGAACCGGGAATTTGAAACCGGAGCGCCGGAAAAGCCGGACGTCGAGTAA
- a CDS encoding BA14K family protein, with product MKTAFNRLAGLVLAAAVGFTGIVPAQAMSLPRAPVEASSDVAQVQYRRREYRRHYNGHHYHNGHRGYSHRRPGYRYYNGAWFPLAAFAAGAMIGGAVAAQPRVSAGGINPSHYQWCANRYRSYDSRSNTFQPYNGPRQQCLSPYY from the coding sequence ATGAAGACTGCATTCAATCGTCTGGCCGGTCTCGTACTGGCTGCCGCTGTTGGCTTCACCGGCATCGTGCCGGCACAGGCCATGAGCCTGCCGCGCGCGCCTGTCGAAGCAAGCTCCGACGTCGCCCAGGTCCAGTATCGTCGTCGTGAGTATCGCCGCCACTATAACGGCCATCACTATCACAACGGCCATCGTGGCTATTCGCACCGCAGGCCCGGTTATCGCTATTACAACGGCGCCTGGTTCCCGCTGGCCGCCTTCGCAGCCGGTGCGATGATCGGCGGCGCCGTCGCTGCGCAGCCGCGGGTAAGTGCCGGTGGCATCAATCCGAGCCACTACCAGTGGTGCGCCAACCGCTACCGCTCGTACGACAGCCGCAGCAACACGTTCCAGCCCTACAATGGTCCGCGTCAGCAGTGCCTGTCGCCCTACTATTGA
- a CDS encoding hybrid-cluster NAD(P)-dependent oxidoreductase translates to MNMMLAPYRHVDEMRPWSDREHLLECVAVTPEAPDVMTFTFRPNKPGLWFRYQPGQFVTLEIPVSNEPVMRTYTLSSSPSRPYTIAITVKAQKDSIGTRWMFDNLKPGMALKAIGPLGDFSYARHPGRKYLFISAGSGITPMMSMSRDMGDRSPDSDIAFLHCARSPDDIIFRWELEAKARDMPHFTLGFIIEQLGRGQLWSGLKGRIDKAKIALLAPDFLERTVFCCGPEPFMATVREALSGAGFDMSQYHEETFQPAKPQPPIVVADHSDGEQPTKVTFAMSGKNGLCAPGHTVLQAARSSGVRIGAACESGLCGTCKVLKISGEVEMEHNGGILDEEIDEGYILACCSRPKGDIEIEA, encoded by the coding sequence ATGAACATGATGCTCGCTCCCTATCGCCACGTTGATGAAATGCGCCCCTGGTCCGACCGGGAGCATCTGCTGGAATGCGTCGCCGTCACGCCGGAAGCCCCCGACGTGATGACGTTCACCTTCCGGCCGAACAAGCCGGGCCTGTGGTTCCGCTATCAGCCCGGCCAGTTCGTTACGCTGGAGATCCCGGTCTCGAACGAGCCGGTGATGCGCACCTATACGCTGTCGTCCAGCCCGTCGCGGCCCTACACGATCGCGATCACGGTCAAGGCGCAGAAGGACTCGATCGGGACGCGCTGGATGTTCGACAACCTGAAGCCCGGCATGGCACTGAAGGCGATCGGCCCGCTCGGCGATTTCTCCTATGCCCGTCATCCGGGCCGGAAATACCTGTTCATCTCGGCCGGCTCCGGCATCACTCCGATGATGTCGATGAGCCGCGACATGGGCGACCGCTCGCCCGACAGCGACATCGCCTTCCTGCATTGTGCCCGCTCGCCCGACGACATCATCTTTCGTTGGGAACTGGAAGCCAAGGCGCGCGACATGCCGCATTTCACGCTCGGCTTCATCATCGAACAGCTCGGCCGAGGCCAGCTTTGGTCAGGCTTGAAGGGCCGTATCGACAAGGCGAAGATCGCGCTTCTGGCCCCGGATTTTCTCGAACGCACGGTCTTCTGTTGCGGGCCTGAGCCGTTCATGGCGACGGTGCGCGAGGCCCTGTCCGGTGCCGGCTTCGACATGAGCCAGTATCACGAGGAGACTTTCCAGCCGGCCAAGCCGCAGCCGCCGATCGTCGTTGCCGATCATTCGGATGGCGAGCAGCCGACCAAGGTCACGTTTGCCATGTCCGGCAAGAACGGACTCTGCGCGCCAGGCCATACGGTACTTCAGGCAGCCCGCTCCTCCGGCGTGCGCATCGGTGCGGCATGCGAATCCGGCCTCTGCGGCACCTGCAAGGTGCTCAAGATTTCCGGCGAGGTCGAGATGGAACACAATGGCGGCATCCTCGACGAGGAAATCGACGAGGGCTACATCCTCGCCTGCTGTTCGCGGCCGAAGGGCGATATCGAAATCGAAGCGTGA
- a CDS encoding FAD-binding oxidoreductase: MSMTLTRAETLRAFIDIVGEAHALVLQDDIKPYLTENRGLYHGSSPLVLKPASTAEVSAILKLASATGTPIVPVSGGTGLVGGQVPREGSDDVLLSLERMNRIREVDALADVIIVDGGCVLASVQKAAEEHDRLFPLSLGSEGSCRIGGNLSTNAGGTAVLAYGNMRQLCLGLEVVLPTGEIWDGLRRLKKDNSGYDLRDLFIGAEGTLGIITGAVLKMYPRPRGKQVAFAGLDSPAQALALFEKASQHCGTALTGFELMPRLGIEFTTKHIPGVRDPLPSAHAWYVLIDISTSDSAETADAMIQALLEDAFEAGLIEDAAIASSLAQQEAFWHLRESMSEAQRPEGGSIKHDVSVPVSRIPAFLSEADEAVRRVMPDARICAFGHLGDGNIHYNISQPVGADKADFIGRWREMNAVVHGIVHKHNGSISAEHGVGQLKRDELSASRPAIETELMRRIKQAFDPEGIMNPGKVLD; the protein is encoded by the coding sequence ATGAGCATGACATTGACGCGAGCCGAGACGCTGCGCGCCTTCATCGATATCGTTGGGGAAGCCCATGCGCTGGTCCTGCAGGACGACATCAAACCATACCTCACCGAAAATCGTGGGCTTTATCATGGCTCGTCGCCGCTGGTGCTGAAGCCGGCTTCCACGGCGGAGGTTTCGGCGATCCTGAAACTCGCCAGCGCGACAGGAACGCCGATCGTCCCGGTCAGCGGCGGCACCGGCCTTGTCGGTGGGCAGGTTCCGCGCGAGGGCAGCGACGACGTTCTGCTGTCACTGGAGCGGATGAACAGGATCCGCGAAGTCGATGCGCTTGCCGATGTGATCATCGTCGACGGCGGCTGTGTCCTGGCAAGCGTGCAGAAGGCGGCGGAAGAGCATGACCGGCTGTTTCCCCTGTCGCTCGGCTCAGAAGGGTCCTGCCGGATTGGTGGCAATCTGTCGACCAATGCCGGCGGCACAGCCGTGCTTGCCTATGGCAACATGCGCCAGCTCTGCCTCGGGCTCGAAGTGGTCCTGCCGACCGGCGAGATCTGGGACGGATTGCGCCGACTGAAAAAGGACAATAGCGGCTATGACCTGCGCGACCTGTTCATTGGGGCGGAAGGCACGCTCGGCATCATTACAGGCGCGGTGTTGAAGATGTATCCGCGCCCGCGCGGCAAGCAGGTGGCCTTTGCCGGTCTCGATAGCCCTGCACAGGCGCTGGCGCTGTTCGAAAAGGCATCGCAGCATTGCGGCACGGCACTGACCGGCTTCGAACTGATGCCGCGCCTCGGCATCGAGTTCACCACGAAGCATATCCCTGGCGTGCGCGATCCCCTGCCCTCGGCCCATGCCTGGTATGTTCTGATCGACATTTCCACCTCCGATTCTGCCGAGACGGCCGATGCGATGATCCAGGCTCTGCTCGAAGATGCCTTCGAGGCCGGCCTGATCGAAGACGCCGCGATCGCCAGCTCGCTTGCGCAGCAGGAAGCGTTCTGGCATTTGCGCGAGAGCATGTCGGAGGCACAGCGGCCGGAAGGCGGCTCGATCAAGCATGACGTCTCGGTGCCCGTGTCGCGCATTCCAGCCTTTCTGAGCGAAGCGGACGAGGCCGTGCGCCGCGTGATGCCGGACGCCCGCATCTGCGCTTTCGGTCATCTCGGCGACGGCAATATCCATTACAATATCAGCCAGCCGGTCGGCGCCGACAAGGCTGACTTCATCGGCCGCTGGCGCGAAATGAACGCCGTGGTGCACGGGATCGTGCACAAGCACAACGGCTCGATTTCCGCCGAACATGGTGTCGGACAATTGAAGCGCGACGAGCTGTCCGCCAGCCGGCCGGCGATCGAGACCGAACTGATGCGGCGGATCAAGCAGGCTTTCGACCCCGAAGGCATCATGAACCCCGGCAAGGTGCTCGACTGA
- the modA gene encoding molybdate ABC transporter substrate-binding protein, with amino-acid sequence MCVTKKFWKRMAGGSRVAVALAAFLAAPLAAFAAEPVTVFAAASLKETVEKIANDWKTETGNDVRLSFAGSSALAKQIEEGAPADLFISADLKWMDHLDKAGKIKSDSRVNLLGNRIVLVAPKGSTLTASIAPGFPLAALLGDGRLAMANVEAVPAGTYGKSALENLGVWNTVKDKVAQAENVRAALLLVSRAEAPLGIVYETDAKVDPAVTILDRFPEDSHKPIVYPAALTAESANADSAAFLAYLQGAQAHAIFTEAGFTVLAKTN; translated from the coding sequence ATGTGCGTGACGAAAAAGTTTTGGAAACGAATGGCAGGTGGCAGCCGTGTAGCCGTTGCTCTGGCTGCATTTTTGGCAGCCCCGCTGGCCGCTTTCGCCGCTGAACCGGTGACGGTATTTGCAGCCGCAAGTCTCAAGGAAACCGTCGAGAAAATCGCGAACGACTGGAAGACGGAGACGGGAAACGACGTGCGCCTGTCCTTTGCCGGCAGCTCCGCGCTGGCCAAGCAGATCGAGGAAGGTGCCCCCGCCGATCTCTTCATTTCGGCCGATCTGAAATGGATGGATCACCTCGACAAGGCCGGCAAGATCAAGTCCGATAGCCGGGTCAACCTGCTCGGCAACCGCATCGTGCTGGTCGCACCGAAGGGCTCGACCCTGACCGCCAGTATCGCACCCGGGTTCCCGCTTGCCGCGCTTCTGGGTGACGGCCGTCTGGCCATGGCCAATGTCGAAGCCGTGCCCGCCGGAACCTATGGCAAATCGGCCCTGGAAAATCTCGGCGTCTGGAACACAGTGAAGGACAAGGTTGCGCAGGCCGAAAACGTCCGTGCCGCGCTGCTTCTCGTATCGCGCGCCGAAGCACCTCTCGGTATCGTCTATGAGACCGATGCCAAGGTCGATCCCGCGGTTACCATCCTCGACCGGTTCCCGGAGGACAGCCACAAGCCGATCGTCTATCCGGCAGCCTTGACGGCTGAGAGCGCAAACGCGGACTCCGCCGCATTCCTCGCTTACTTGCAGGGTGCCCAGGCGCATGCCATCTTCACCGAAGCAGGCTTTACTGTCCTTGCCAAAACGAACTGA